A stretch of Castanea sativa cultivar Marrone di Chiusa Pesio chromosome 2, ASM4071231v1 DNA encodes these proteins:
- the LOC142624855 gene encoding uncharacterized protein LOC142624855 — protein MTSFLDLIGSIFTENREPTIFSMVVWVVWKRRNDLRIGKTCGILGQLFSQAKDRLREFVMHNTTTTSAMQRTPGRWQPPNNNHYKINFDGALFQANNCAGIGAVIRNGCGQVMVPLSKQIPLPSSVIEVEALAARRALISAQEIDFTRVVLEGDS, from the coding sequence ATGACTTCCTTTCTTGATCTAATAGGCAGTATTTTTACAGAGAATAGAGAGCCGACGATTTTCTCTATGGTGGTATGGGTAGTGTGGAAGAGGAGGAATGACCTTCGGATTGGGAAAACTTGTGGCATACTTGGACAGCTATTCTCACAGGCCAAAGACAGACTGAGGGAATTTGTTATGCACAACACCACAACGACTTCTGCTATGCAAAGAACACCAGGACGATGGCAACCACCAAATAATAATCACTACAAAATAAACTTTGATGGGGCGCTTTTTCAGGCAAATAATTGTGCAGGGATAGGAGCTGTTATTCGGAATGGATGTGGGCAGGTTATGGTGCCCCTTTCTAAACAAATTCCCCTTCCCTCGTCAGTCATTGAAGTGGAAGCATTGGCAGCAAGAAGAGCATTAATCTCAGCGCAGGAAATTGATTTCACCAGAGTAGTGCTGGAAGGAGACTCTTAG
- the LOC142625871 gene encoding uncharacterized protein LOC142625871 isoform X1, translated as MSCQSKQNHEHPFSQMDSVQVIDRGDCIEDAFDEQSLSPESSDAYDVFGEPQEFPRMGDEYQVEIPPLISGSEYLWLTKNPADRPHDFLVGMAVPVMWIGTDEVEYIKNESKEAFGGSTEVFNKDESRGTECIRETHIFLEGDKLEPKAEPTNSTLDNGINLIESTNVAKQREMKIEFHDMGRGKDYRPVPGSLGDLWSDTEEASFILGLYIFGKNLALVKRFIGSKKMGDILSFYYGKFYRSDRYHRWAECRKLRSRRCICGQRIFTGLRQQEFLSRLLSHVSEQCQNILMEVSKAFGEGRMLLEEYVFTLKASVGLNALVEAVGIGKGKQDLTGIMEPLKSTQVFPVHPEIPIGKACSTLTTLEIANFLTGGFRLSKTRSNDLFWEAVWPRLLARGWHSEQPNSNGCATGSKHSLVFLIPGIKKFSRRKLVKGNDYFDSVSDVLSKVASDPGLLELEMGVDNDYRSKEGNGPTDETKLDKEDFPDQQRHCYLKPRTPNRSTDAMTFTVVDTSLANGKATKVRELRSLPSGVTNTFASGSDSEEDDEDDSEELTDKSDSSDTLYSDRDKPRAMNNNFDPGTSFNGTGLENNASNEVFQVNGHDHTNLPVSISCDQKTIMCSDTQPRKGKKCQLSQGMGPDNKDHLPPIAKRHRKLNAFGRSETNLSKLNNLGGDPLNQEKASGFAKIPDFSERVVSKMDMSQEKKLSASLSKGSISISSKGILGGTCFAAEDHHEGPQPRTLIDLNLPIPPDVEADEPFMIETKERKHDQISNEPDNPNEVKPLEYVANSEQQPNINNRRQSTRSRPLTTKALEALAFGYLDTKQKRKSRDASSRETSMLRPSRRARGKVRAAENFGNSMVDFKVEERANGMCQNNSDILTKLQV; from the exons atgaGTTGCCAATCGAAGCAAAACCATGAACACCCATTTTCTCAG ATGGATTCAGTTCAAGTCATTGACCGTGGGGATTGCATTGAGGATGCATTTGATGAGCAATCGCTTTCTCCAGAAAGCTCTGATGCATACGATGTCTTTGGCGAACCACAGGAATTTCCTCGAATGGGTGATGAATATCAGGTTGAAATTCCTCCACTGATTTCAGGATCTGAGTATCTCTGGCTTACAAAGAACCCAGCTGATAGACCCCATGATTTTCTTGTGGGAATGGCTGTACCTGTGATGTGGATCGGTACTGATGAAGTTGagtatattaaaaatgaatcaAAGGAAGCATTTGGTGGTTCAACTGAAGTATTCAACAAAGACGAGTCTCGAGGAACTGAATGCATCAGAGAGACCCACATTTTTTTGGAAGGTGACAAGTTAGAACCTAAAGCTGAGCCTACGAACAGTACATTAGACAATGGGATTAACTTGATAGAATCAACGAATGTGGCTAAGCAACGTGAAATGAAGATTGAATTTCATGATATGGGTAGAGGCAAAGACTACCGTCCAGTTCCTGGATCCTTGGGTGACTTGTGGAGTGATACAGAAGAGGCCAGTTTCATCcttggtttatatatttttgggaaGAACCTTGCTCTGGTGAAGAGATTTATTGGGAGTAAAAAGATGGGAGATATACTGTCATTCTATTATGGGAAATTTTATAGGTCTGATAGATACCATAGATGGGCAGAATGCCGGAAACTAAGAAGCAGAAGATGTATATGTGGACAACGAATTTTTACAGGATTAAGGCAACAGGAATTTTTATCTCGATTGCTTTCCCATGTGTCAGAGCAAtgccaaaatattttaatggag GTTTCAAAGGCATTTGGAGAGGGAAGGATGTTACTAGAAGAATATGTATTCACTTTAAAGGCTTCAGTTGGGTTGAATGCTCTTGTCGAAGCTGTGGGAATCGGTAAAGGGAAGCAGGATCTCACAGGCATTATGGAGCCTTTGAAGTCCACTCAAGTTTTTCCTGTCCACCCAGAAATACCAATTGGCAAGGCATGCTCCACACTTACAACCTTGGAAATTGCCAACTTTCTTACAGGAGGCTTCCGGCTAAGCAAAACTCGATCAAATGACCTCTTCTGGGAAGCAGTTTGGCCCCGTTTGCTTGCAAGAGGATGGCACTCTGAGCAGCCTAACAGTAATGGATGTGCCACTGGTTCCAAGCATTCATTGGTCTTTCTTATCCCTGGTATTAAGAAGTTTTCAAGAAGGAAACTAGTGAAGGGTAATGACTACTTTGATTCTGTTAGTGATGTCCTGAGTAAAGTTGCCTCGGACCCAGGGCTTCTTGAGCTTGAAATGGGAGTAGATAATGACTATAGAAGCAAAGAAGGAAATGGCCCGACTGATGAAACAAAACTGGACAAAGAAGATTTCCCTGATCAGCAACGCCACTGTTATCTCAAGCCACGAACTCCTAATCGCAGCACAGATGCTATGACGTTTACTGTTGTGGATACAAGTTTGGCTAATGGGAAAGCAACCAAGGTGAGAGAACTGAGAAGCTTGCCATCTGGAGTTACGAACACTTTTGCCTCTGGAAGTGATtctgaagaagatgatgaggatgattCAGAGGAGCTAACGGATAAATCTGACTCTTCTGACACCTTGTACTCTGATAGAGATAAGCCCAGAGCCATGAATAACAATTTTGACCCGGGAACCTCTTTTAACGGGACAGGTTTAGAAAATAATGCTTCCAATGAGGTGTTTCAGGTCAATGGCCATGATCATACTAATTTACCTGTGAGTATCTCCTGTGACCAGAAGACCATTATGTGCAGTGACACACAGCCAAGGAAAGGTAAAAAGTGCCAATTGAGCCAGGGAATGGGACCAGACAACAAAGATCATTTACCTCCTATTGCAAAACGACACCGGAAATTAAATGCTTTTGGTCGCTCAGAGACAAACCTCAGCAAACTCAACAACTTGGGGGGTGATCCATTAAACCAAGAGAAGGCCAGTGGTTTTGCAAAAATCCCTGATTTTAGTGAGAGAGTTGTTTCTAAAATGGATATGTCTCAGGAGAAGAAATTGTCAGCCAGCTTGTCTAAAGGCAGCATAAGCATCAGTAGCAAAGGCATCCTAGGTGGTACCTGTTTTGCTGCTGAAGATCATCATGAAGGACCTCAACCCAGGACGTTGATTGACTTGAACTTACCTATTCCTCCAGATGTTGAAGCTGATGAGCCTTTCATGATagaaacaaaagagagaaaacatgaTCAAATCAGCAATGAGCCAGATAATCCCAATGAGGTGAAACCCTTAGAATATGTGGCCAATTCTGAGCAGCAGCCTAACATAAATAACCGGAGACAGAGCACTAGGAGCCGACCACTGACCACTAAAGCACTGGAAGCTCTTGCTTTTGGATATCTAGACACAAAGCAGAAGCGAAAGAGCAGAGATGCCTCATCACGAGAAACTTCAATGTTAAGGCCTTCTCGACGTGCTCGTGGTAAAGTGAGAGCCGCCGAGAATTTTGGTAATAGTATGGTGGATTTCAAAGTTGAGGAAAGGGCAAATGGGATGTGTCAAAATAATAGTGACATATTGACCAAGCTTCAAGTTTGA
- the LOC142625871 gene encoding uncharacterized protein LOC142625871 isoform X2 — MDSVQVIDRGDCIEDAFDEQSLSPESSDAYDVFGEPQEFPRMGDEYQVEIPPLISGSEYLWLTKNPADRPHDFLVGMAVPVMWIGTDEVEYIKNESKEAFGGSTEVFNKDESRGTECIRETHIFLEGDKLEPKAEPTNSTLDNGINLIESTNVAKQREMKIEFHDMGRGKDYRPVPGSLGDLWSDTEEASFILGLYIFGKNLALVKRFIGSKKMGDILSFYYGKFYRSDRYHRWAECRKLRSRRCICGQRIFTGLRQQEFLSRLLSHVSEQCQNILMEVSKAFGEGRMLLEEYVFTLKASVGLNALVEAVGIGKGKQDLTGIMEPLKSTQVFPVHPEIPIGKACSTLTTLEIANFLTGGFRLSKTRSNDLFWEAVWPRLLARGWHSEQPNSNGCATGSKHSLVFLIPGIKKFSRRKLVKGNDYFDSVSDVLSKVASDPGLLELEMGVDNDYRSKEGNGPTDETKLDKEDFPDQQRHCYLKPRTPNRSTDAMTFTVVDTSLANGKATKVRELRSLPSGVTNTFASGSDSEEDDEDDSEELTDKSDSSDTLYSDRDKPRAMNNNFDPGTSFNGTGLENNASNEVFQVNGHDHTNLPVSISCDQKTIMCSDTQPRKGKKCQLSQGMGPDNKDHLPPIAKRHRKLNAFGRSETNLSKLNNLGGDPLNQEKASGFAKIPDFSERVVSKMDMSQEKKLSASLSKGSISISSKGILGGTCFAAEDHHEGPQPRTLIDLNLPIPPDVEADEPFMIETKERKHDQISNEPDNPNEVKPLEYVANSEQQPNINNRRQSTRSRPLTTKALEALAFGYLDTKQKRKSRDASSRETSMLRPSRRARGKVRAAENFGNSMVDFKVEERANGMCQNNSDILTKLQV, encoded by the exons ATGGATTCAGTTCAAGTCATTGACCGTGGGGATTGCATTGAGGATGCATTTGATGAGCAATCGCTTTCTCCAGAAAGCTCTGATGCATACGATGTCTTTGGCGAACCACAGGAATTTCCTCGAATGGGTGATGAATATCAGGTTGAAATTCCTCCACTGATTTCAGGATCTGAGTATCTCTGGCTTACAAAGAACCCAGCTGATAGACCCCATGATTTTCTTGTGGGAATGGCTGTACCTGTGATGTGGATCGGTACTGATGAAGTTGagtatattaaaaatgaatcaAAGGAAGCATTTGGTGGTTCAACTGAAGTATTCAACAAAGACGAGTCTCGAGGAACTGAATGCATCAGAGAGACCCACATTTTTTTGGAAGGTGACAAGTTAGAACCTAAAGCTGAGCCTACGAACAGTACATTAGACAATGGGATTAACTTGATAGAATCAACGAATGTGGCTAAGCAACGTGAAATGAAGATTGAATTTCATGATATGGGTAGAGGCAAAGACTACCGTCCAGTTCCTGGATCCTTGGGTGACTTGTGGAGTGATACAGAAGAGGCCAGTTTCATCcttggtttatatatttttgggaaGAACCTTGCTCTGGTGAAGAGATTTATTGGGAGTAAAAAGATGGGAGATATACTGTCATTCTATTATGGGAAATTTTATAGGTCTGATAGATACCATAGATGGGCAGAATGCCGGAAACTAAGAAGCAGAAGATGTATATGTGGACAACGAATTTTTACAGGATTAAGGCAACAGGAATTTTTATCTCGATTGCTTTCCCATGTGTCAGAGCAAtgccaaaatattttaatggag GTTTCAAAGGCATTTGGAGAGGGAAGGATGTTACTAGAAGAATATGTATTCACTTTAAAGGCTTCAGTTGGGTTGAATGCTCTTGTCGAAGCTGTGGGAATCGGTAAAGGGAAGCAGGATCTCACAGGCATTATGGAGCCTTTGAAGTCCACTCAAGTTTTTCCTGTCCACCCAGAAATACCAATTGGCAAGGCATGCTCCACACTTACAACCTTGGAAATTGCCAACTTTCTTACAGGAGGCTTCCGGCTAAGCAAAACTCGATCAAATGACCTCTTCTGGGAAGCAGTTTGGCCCCGTTTGCTTGCAAGAGGATGGCACTCTGAGCAGCCTAACAGTAATGGATGTGCCACTGGTTCCAAGCATTCATTGGTCTTTCTTATCCCTGGTATTAAGAAGTTTTCAAGAAGGAAACTAGTGAAGGGTAATGACTACTTTGATTCTGTTAGTGATGTCCTGAGTAAAGTTGCCTCGGACCCAGGGCTTCTTGAGCTTGAAATGGGAGTAGATAATGACTATAGAAGCAAAGAAGGAAATGGCCCGACTGATGAAACAAAACTGGACAAAGAAGATTTCCCTGATCAGCAACGCCACTGTTATCTCAAGCCACGAACTCCTAATCGCAGCACAGATGCTATGACGTTTACTGTTGTGGATACAAGTTTGGCTAATGGGAAAGCAACCAAGGTGAGAGAACTGAGAAGCTTGCCATCTGGAGTTACGAACACTTTTGCCTCTGGAAGTGATtctgaagaagatgatgaggatgattCAGAGGAGCTAACGGATAAATCTGACTCTTCTGACACCTTGTACTCTGATAGAGATAAGCCCAGAGCCATGAATAACAATTTTGACCCGGGAACCTCTTTTAACGGGACAGGTTTAGAAAATAATGCTTCCAATGAGGTGTTTCAGGTCAATGGCCATGATCATACTAATTTACCTGTGAGTATCTCCTGTGACCAGAAGACCATTATGTGCAGTGACACACAGCCAAGGAAAGGTAAAAAGTGCCAATTGAGCCAGGGAATGGGACCAGACAACAAAGATCATTTACCTCCTATTGCAAAACGACACCGGAAATTAAATGCTTTTGGTCGCTCAGAGACAAACCTCAGCAAACTCAACAACTTGGGGGGTGATCCATTAAACCAAGAGAAGGCCAGTGGTTTTGCAAAAATCCCTGATTTTAGTGAGAGAGTTGTTTCTAAAATGGATATGTCTCAGGAGAAGAAATTGTCAGCCAGCTTGTCTAAAGGCAGCATAAGCATCAGTAGCAAAGGCATCCTAGGTGGTACCTGTTTTGCTGCTGAAGATCATCATGAAGGACCTCAACCCAGGACGTTGATTGACTTGAACTTACCTATTCCTCCAGATGTTGAAGCTGATGAGCCTTTCATGATagaaacaaaagagagaaaacatgaTCAAATCAGCAATGAGCCAGATAATCCCAATGAGGTGAAACCCTTAGAATATGTGGCCAATTCTGAGCAGCAGCCTAACATAAATAACCGGAGACAGAGCACTAGGAGCCGACCACTGACCACTAAAGCACTGGAAGCTCTTGCTTTTGGATATCTAGACACAAAGCAGAAGCGAAAGAGCAGAGATGCCTCATCACGAGAAACTTCAATGTTAAGGCCTTCTCGACGTGCTCGTGGTAAAGTGAGAGCCGCCGAGAATTTTGGTAATAGTATGGTGGATTTCAAAGTTGAGGAAAGGGCAAATGGGATGTGTCAAAATAATAGTGACATATTGACCAAGCTTCAAGTTTGA
- the LOC142623863 gene encoding uncharacterized protein LOC142623863 produces MGQAFRRASGRIKASSPNIEPMASSKPKTVVDRQPPVVGPTDVSKISRAVDIDADGNPKINPDNVLEERDPKYDAILSQMTGRIRSKPGGKLEMGEAAVGERYDRPMPKLRNTKPDSGYEETPAPPGTLNVAQLRQIILLHQGKAADHEGPMDIQQIAEKFRVDVVQVQRIVQFLSMPPEDSSKSENSV; encoded by the exons atgggtCAGGCATTTCGTCGAGCATCTGGCAGAATCAAAGCATCTTCTCCGAATATCGAGCCAATGGCGTCGTCAAAGCCGAAAACCGTCGTCGATCGCCAGCCACCGGTAGTGGGTCCCACTGACGTGTCGAAGATCTCGAGGGCCGTCGATATTGATGCTG aTGGTAACCCAAAAATCAATCCTGACAATGTCCTTGAAGAACGAGATCCAAAATATGACGCCATTCTTAGTCAAATGACTGGTAGAATTAGATCAAAGCCTGGAGGGAAACTTGAGATGGGTGAG GCAGCTGTGGGAGAAAGGTATGATAGGCCCATGCCAAAACTGCGAAATACAAAACCTGATTCTGGCTATGAGGAAACGCCTGCCCCTCCAGGAACACTGAATGTAGCACAACTTCGCCAAATTATCCTCCTGCACCAAGGCAAGGCTGCTGACCATGAGGGACCTATGGATATCCAACAGATTGCTGAAAAATTCCGAGTTGATGTTGTGCAGGTTCAAAGGATTGTGCAGTTCCTATCCATGCCTCCAGAGGACAGCAGTAAATCAGAAAACAGTGTATGA